The genomic DNA ACAAGATTTAGACGGCAAAACCGTATATCAAGGTATAGCCGTTTATGGTAACAAAGGTTCTACCGACCAACACGCCTATGTTCAACAATTACGGGAAGGTGTGCCTAACTTCTTTGCAACCTTAATTGAGGTGTTAGAAGATCGGCAAACTCCATCTCCAGAAATTGATCCTGGTGTCACAGCCGGTGATTATTTATCTGGTTTCTTGCTAGGAACTCGTCAAGCACTGTACGAGAATAACCGTGATTCTATTACAGTTACCATTCCTCAAGTTAATGCCCGCACAGTTGGCGCGTTAATTGCATTATATGAACGGGCGGTAGGTTTATATGCCAGCTTAGTTAATATTAATGCTTATCACCAACCTGGTGTGGAAGCTGGTAAAAAGGCCGCAGCGACAATTCTGGATTTACAAAAACGAGTTGTGGAAGTTCTACAAAAAGAGAAAAAAGCACTTTCTATTGCAGAAATTGCTGATAAAGCCGGGAGTCCAGAACAAGTTGAAGCAATTTACAAAATTCTCCGTCATCTCCACGCTAATCATCGCGGTGTGGTGTTCACAGGTGATTTAAGTAAACCCGCAAGTTTAACCGTTTCTCTCGGTTAACACCCATTAATTACAGCATATTTCATTCTTATGAGGTACAAATCATAATAAAGAAACTCTTGTGGAGTGGGCATCTTGCCCGCCAATAATGTACCTCATTACACCGGAAAGTGCTGTATCATTTTGTTAAATCCCTGATTTCTTTAGGAAGTCGGGGATTTTTCAGAAGGATAAACCAATCACCAATCACCGATTTAGCCAAATATTAATTTTGTCATCCATACCACCACTAGCCAGCATTGTCCCATCGGTACTAAAAGCGATATCTTTGGTGGGTTGTGTCCATGCACTGGCAGAATTATTAGTTTCAGTCAGTGGATTTTTTAACTCTCCTGTGGTTAAATCCCATAGTTTAATCCCATCTTGGGCCGCACTAGCTAGGGTTTTACCATCGGCATTAATCGCAATAGCATTAACTGGAAAGTTATGTCCGGTGAAGGTTTGCAGTTGTTCACCATTATTGATATTCCAAATTTTAATAGTTTTATCTCCACTGGCACTGACTAAGGTTTCACCATTAGGTGTAAAAGTTAAACCAGTAACAACCTGAGAATGGACTTTTAACTGTTTAATTAATTGACGAGATTTTAAATCCCACAGTTTAACAATACCTTTGTTATCACCACTGGCTAAGGTCTGTCCATCAGGGCTAATAGCTAGGGTATAAATGATGTTATCGTAGCGAACTAAGGTAGCCAGTGGCAGTTGTTTTTGCAAATCCCACAAACGAATTCCGTCTAAACCACCACTGACCAAAATTTTACTGTCAGGAGTTGTGACCAAAGATAACACCGGGCTGGTATGTCCATCAAAAGCACGGCTAAATTCTAGGGTTTGGAGATTCCAAAGGTTGATTCTGTAATCACTCCCACAACTAACTAAGGTTTTAGCATCTGGAGAAATGAGGATGGAGTCTACAGACCCTTGATGCGCTCTGTTAATGGTAGCTAATTTTTTACCATTTTCAGGATTCCAAAAACGTATGATTGGTTCATTGTTTGAACCTCCACTGACCAGTATTTTGCCATTGGGACTAAAGTTAAGTGATTTAACTGTTCCTGTGTGTCCTTTTAAGGTGCGAAGTAGTCGGGGTTGGGTAAAACTTATGTTTTCTGAAGAGTTGATTTTGACTTCCTTGGCCGCTTGAGCCGCATTGGTATCAAAGTTATATACCATTGGCATAGAAAACATCACTGCTGCTAAAATTGCCCAGTTCAAGTTGGACATCATCGCAGGTGTTTTACCTTCCCTTCTTCCTTCCGTTCTCACAGTTCCCTCACTTATCAGTAGAATTTCTACAATACAGTTGCTTGATTAACTATTGACGTGGTTTTTTCTTGGAAACTGTAATAATTGGTAACGGTGGACTGGAAGATTGAGGTGGTAAATAATGTTGGACTACTGTTTCTTCTGGGAGGGGTGGACGCTGCTGCATCTGCCATAATTTCAGCAATAAGGCCACTCCTGTTGTTCCTAGTCCAAAGGTAAATAGTGTCCAACTATCATCAAAACCTCCAATCAGCGCATCTACTATACCTATTGTTACTAAGGTGCTGATGATTGGTTCTTTGCGGTAGGCTGACTTCAAAAAACGAGGTAATACAGCGTTCATCACAGCTTAATTAGTTTCCGTTAACTTAATTTTTATTGTAAATTTATCCAGAATAGCGCAATTGCTACATTTTTATTTAAGGCTATTGAGGCATCTAACATTATAGTCTTGCAGTACAAAAATAAGGGTGTGGTAATTTGCCATTTTGTGTACGGTAGTTCTCAAAAATTAAAACCAGTCGGATGATCCAACTGGTTTTTGGTTATATTCTGTAGCTTCTGTAGCTTACTGTTGGAACTATTTCAAACCTAACCAACCAAGTACACCTTGATTAGTGACATATTCAATCACGACCATTAAGATAAAGCCAATCATTGCTGCACGTCCATTTAAACGTTCAGCGTATTCGTTAAATCCAAACTTTGGTTCTTCTAGTTTGGGGGTAACGTTTGGTTGTGGTTGTGCCATAATCGGAAGTTCCTCTCTTTATTTTGATGGTCAGCAAACGAAACTTAGTTAAAGAAGCTTTCAAAAAAAGCTTTCAGCAGTAAAAATTTTTTGGTGCAAATATTTTTGATGAATATTTGTGCCTCATTTACTTGCAATATGCTGTAAGTGTCTTTTCTGAAACTGCTGATTTTTATCTTTACAATTTTTAATGTTTCTTTATCTATTGTAAGAATTGTTGGGGATTCGTCAAGGGAAGGGTAATTGTTAAATTTGTCATTTTGAATGATTGAATACGGACTCAATGGAATAAATACTGCACTCTATAGTCAATCAAAACTGTAAGAATTCAGGAGTCAGGAGTCAGAATGTTTAATAAATCGCAAATAGTGTATTTGGGTATAAATGTAAAGAATCTGACTGTTGATGACTTTAAATTTTTACGAAATGCTGTGAGGCGTTAACTGAATTCTTACTCAAAAATTATTAGAGGCTATAAATAAATGGAAATTGGTGTACCTAAAGAAACTAAAGATCAGGAATTTCGGGTGGGTTTAAGTCCTTCTAGTGTGCGGGTTCTCCAGGAAAGCGGTCATACTGTGTTTGTGGAAACTCAAGCTGGTAATGGTGCTGGTTTTACTGATGATGATTACTGTGGTGCGGGAGCAAAAATTGTTGATGCTGCTGCTGCTTGGGAGCGGGAAATGGTGGTGAAGGTGAAAGAACCTTTAAAGACAGAGTACGATTTCTTACAAAAAAATCAATTATTATTTACTTATTTACACTTAGCTGCGGATCGGGGGTTAACGGAGTATTTGATGAATGCGGGGACTTGTGCGATCGCCTATGAAACTGTAGAACAGCCTGGTGTAAATCGGCTACCTTTGCTGACACCGATGAGTATTATTGCTGGGAGGTTAGCTGTACAGTTTGGGGCTAGATTCCTAGAACGTCAACAGGGAGGTAGAGGTGTTCTTTTAGGAGGTGTACCGGGAGTTAAAGCGGGTAAGGTGGTAATTCTCGGCGGTGGTGTTGTCGGTACGGAGGCGGCTAAAATTGCTGTGGGTATGGGTGCTTTAGTCCAAATTTTAGATGTAAATGTGGAGCGGTTATCTTATTTAGAAACTTTGTTTGGTTCAAGAGTTGAGTTAGTTTATAGCAATTCTGCCCATATTGAAACCGCAGTGAAAGAGGCTGATTTAGTTGTTGGTGCGGTTTTGATTCCTGGCAGAAAAGCACCAATTTTAGTATCCCGTGATTTGGTGAAACAAATGCGTCCAGGTTCTGTAATTGTTGATGTAGCGGTTGATCAAGGTGGATGTGTGGAAACTTTACATCCTACTTCTCACACTAATCCAGTTTACATTGATGAGGGTGTGGTACATTATGGTGTTCCCAATATGCCTGGTGCTGTACCTTGGACTTCAACCCAAGCACTGAATAATAGTACATTACCTTATGTGGTGCAGTTGGCTAATTTGGGGGTTAAGGCTTTGGACGTTAATCCGGCTTTGGGTAAGGGTTTAAATGTCCAAAATCATAAGTTGGTACATCCTGCTGTTCAAGAGGTTTTCCCTGATTTGGTGAGTTAATATAGGTTACAGGTTACAGGGAACAGGTGACAGGTGACAGGTGACAGATTTGATGGTCTGTTTTTATCATCCTGTTAGTTGCGCGGATGGGTGGGTGTAAAA from Okeanomitos corallinicola TIOX110 includes the following:
- a CDS encoding WD40 repeat domain-containing protein; protein product: MRTEGRREGKTPAMMSNLNWAILAAVMFSMPMVYNFDTNAAQAAKEVKINSSENISFTQPRLLRTLKGHTGTVKSLNFSPNGKILVSGGSNNEPIIRFWNPENGKKLATINRAHQGSVDSILISPDAKTLVSCGSDYRINLWNLQTLEFSRAFDGHTSPVLSLVTTPDSKILVSGGLDGIRLWDLQKQLPLATLVRYDNIIYTLAISPDGQTLASGDNKGIVKLWDLKSRQLIKQLKVHSQVVTGLTFTPNGETLVSASGDKTIKIWNINNGEQLQTFTGHNFPVNAIAINADGKTLASAAQDGIKLWDLTTGELKNPLTETNNSASAWTQPTKDIAFSTDGTMLASGGMDDKINIWLNR
- a CDS encoding chlorophyll a/b-binding protein encodes the protein MAQPQPNVTPKLEEPKFGFNEYAERLNGRAAMIGFILMVVIEYVTNQGVLGWLGLK
- the ald gene encoding alanine dehydrogenase gives rise to the protein MEIGVPKETKDQEFRVGLSPSSVRVLQESGHTVFVETQAGNGAGFTDDDYCGAGAKIVDAAAAWEREMVVKVKEPLKTEYDFLQKNQLLFTYLHLAADRGLTEYLMNAGTCAIAYETVEQPGVNRLPLLTPMSIIAGRLAVQFGARFLERQQGGRGVLLGGVPGVKAGKVVILGGGVVGTEAAKIAVGMGALVQILDVNVERLSYLETLFGSRVELVYSNSAHIETAVKEADLVVGAVLIPGRKAPILVSRDLVKQMRPGSVIVDVAVDQGGCVETLHPTSHTNPVYIDEGVVHYGVPNMPGAVPWTSTQALNNSTLPYVVQLANLGVKALDVNPALGKGLNVQNHKLVHPAVQEVFPDLVS